The Candidatus Methylomirabilota bacterium nucleotide sequence CTCGATCAGCGTGGTCAACACCGCGTCGCCGCCTGGCCCGGTGCGGCGACCCCGGTAGACGTCGTCGCCGAGCAAGGGGTGCCCGAGCGAGGCCAGGTGGACACGGATCTGGTGGGTGCGCCCGGTCTCGAGACTGGATTCGAGCAGCGTGACCGCCGAGGGGCCGACGCCGAACCGCTCGAGGACCCGGTAGCGGGTCACGGCTCGCTTCCCCTTGCCTTCTGCCACCACCGCCATTCGGATGCGGGAGCGCGGATCGCGGCCGACCGGCGCGTCGACCACCCCCGCGGCCCGGCGCACCGTGCCCTGCGCGAGGCAGAGATAGCGGCGAGTCACGGTGCGCCGCGCGAGCTGAGCGGTGAGCGCGTCGTACGCCGCCTGCGTCTTCGCCAGCACGATCAGTCCGGAGGTGCCCTTGTCGAGCCGGTGCACGATGCCGGGCCGACGCGGGCTGCCGACCCCGGCCATGTCGGGGGCGTGCGCCAGCGCGGCCGCGGCCAGCGTGCCCTCGGGCCGTCCCGCCCCGGGATGAGTGACCATGCCGGCGGGCTTGTCCACCACCAGCACGTCGCCGTCCTCGAATACCACGGTCAGGGCTATCGGCTCGGGGGCGAGCCCTTCACGGGGAGACGGTGGAATGGCGACCTCCACGCGCTCGCCCTCACGCACGCGGTGGCCGGCCTTGACCACCCGGGCGTCGACGAGCACGCGGCCCGTCTCGATGAGTCCCTTCACGCGCATCCGCGAGAGCCCGCTCAGCCGCTCGACGAGCCAGGCGTCGAGCCGGGCTCCCGCTTCACCGGCGACGACGGACCCGGTCCACTCGCGAGGCGGCGACGTCTCGTCCATCCGGCGCGGCCGGGATCAGCGAGAAGGCGACGGGGCCCGCAGCATCTGGAAGGCGAGGAGCGCTACCCCGACGGTGATGGCGGAGTCGGCCACGTTGAAGGCAGGCCAGTGGTATCCGCGCCAGTAGAAGTCGAGGAAGTCGATCACCGCGCCGAAGCGGCCGCGGTCGATCAGGTTGCCGACCGCGCCCCCGAAGATCATGCCGAGCGCGACCGGCGTGAGCCAGCCGCCGGCGGGCAGCATCCGCAGTCCCACCATCGCCAGGATCCCGAGCGCGCCGATGGACAGCAGCGCCACCACCCATCGCCAGCCGGCGGGCATGCCGCCGAGCATGCCGAACGCCAGCCCGGGATTCATGACGAGCGTCAGGGAGAAGAGCGAGTCGAGCACCGGCCGGGAGATTCCGGGGAGCAGGCGCTGGAGCGCCCAGTACTTCGTGACCTGGTCGAGGAGCAGGACGGCCAGCGCGGTGGCCGCGGCCGCGGTCACCGGGGCAGCGCCGCCACGACCGGGGTGCAGCGCTCGCAGAGGGTCGGATGCGCGGCGTCCTCACCCACGCGTGCGCTCCAGGTCCAGCAGCGCTCGCACTTCTTCCACCCGAGCACCTGCGCGGGCGCCACTTCCAGCACCAGGCCCGGGATGTCCTGGCTCTCGTAGCGCACCGCCTCGCGCGGCGCGCCCTGCCGGAGGCGCGTCCCCGAGACGTTGAACACGGTGGTGAGCAGAGCCTCCCCCTTGGCCTCGAGCAGCGGACGCCACTGCTCCTCCGGCGCATTCGGAACGAACACCACCGCGTCGATGCCCTTGCCGATCTTGCCCTGTTGCCGCGCGACTTCGAGGGCGCGGGACACCTCGCCGCGCACCTCGAGCAGCCGCTCCCAGTCGGCGGCGAGCCGCTCGTTCATCCACTCGCCGCGCTCCTCGGGAAACAGCGCGAGGTGCACGCTCTCCGGCTTGCCGCGCCCGGGGA carries:
- a CDS encoding RluA family pseudouridine synthase, encoding MDETSPPREWTGSVVAGEAGARLDAWLVERLSGLSRMRVKGLIETGRVLVDARVVKAGHRVREGERVEVAIPPSPREGLAPEPIALTVVFEDGDVLVVDKPAGMVTHPGAGRPEGTLAAAALAHAPDMAGVGSPRRPGIVHRLDKGTSGLIVLAKTQAAYDALTAQLARRTVTRRYLCLAQGTVRRAAGVVDAPVGRDPRSRIRMAVVAEGKGKRAVTRYRVLERFGVGPSAVTLLESSLETGRTHQIRVHLASLGHPLLGDDVYRGRRTGPGGDAVLTTLIEGLGGVALHAAELAFLHPLTGAPMQFSCPLPDRIARILSHLRNRTR
- the lspA gene encoding signal peptidase II; protein product: MTAAAATALAVLLLDQVTKYWALQRLLPGISRPVLDSLFSLTLVMNPGLAFGMLGGMPAGWRWVVALLSIGALGILAMVGLRMLPAGGWLTPVALGMIFGGAVGNLIDRGRFGAVIDFLDFYWRGYHWPAFNVADSAITVGVALLAFQMLRAPSPSR